A single region of the Candidatus Deferrimicrobiaceae bacterium genome encodes:
- the extKL gene encoding multiheme c-type cytochrome ExtKL has translation MSLSGRIAKLALLAGLVLLLLPAPGRPEPAGIGWDNTLVARKGKAKTIAELSAMYDSRHCEDCHAKVYHAWDRSAHSEPILGKRRVGRKALAIMTIFDIAREEWPYTKLESPADVKVEHLMGCAKCHLPQLADAEDSVARELVGDIIAWRDANKRKDERKAKAIEGKLSQLSVNCLICHNRNAIVHKWTDGYAPARAIYGAAADKPHPAGKFPYIKQSPIQDDSLQCGQCHGLGPQLERDNPTQCPTVYGSYLFDYKARGGDESCQDCHMRRSELGHDISSYRNPVMIKAALDFAVDATPMLMVEDQKAEAGTGGKLTPKIRVSVRMTNRAGHPIPDGCPTTTRLILDVTAKTPDGKEFFFSEKSYMPIPQNYARGDKMGRGPFQKAAMIIDTALPPLRQVAESYEILVPGDGRREIEVEAKLVYLPFGSTKAVDDPVVWRDVIRKVMVEGRDPD, from the coding sequence ATGTCTTTGTCGGGACGCATCGCAAAGCTGGCGCTTCTCGCCGGCCTCGTTCTGCTCCTCCTGCCTGCGCCGGGCAGGCCGGAGCCGGCCGGGATCGGGTGGGACAACACGCTCGTTGCCCGGAAGGGGAAGGCGAAGACCATCGCCGAGCTTTCGGCGATGTACGACTCGCGCCATTGCGAGGACTGCCACGCGAAGGTCTACCACGCGTGGGACCGGTCGGCCCACTCCGAGCCGATCCTCGGGAAAAGGCGGGTCGGGCGCAAGGCGCTGGCGATCATGACGATCTTCGACATCGCGCGGGAGGAGTGGCCCTACACCAAGCTCGAGAGCCCCGCTGATGTCAAGGTCGAGCACCTCATGGGCTGCGCGAAATGCCACCTTCCCCAGCTCGCCGATGCCGAGGACAGCGTCGCGCGGGAGCTCGTCGGCGATATCATCGCCTGGCGGGACGCCAACAAGCGCAAGGACGAGCGGAAGGCGAAGGCCATCGAGGGCAAACTTTCCCAGTTGTCCGTCAACTGCCTCATCTGCCATAACCGGAACGCCATCGTCCACAAGTGGACCGACGGGTATGCGCCTGCCCGGGCCATCTACGGGGCGGCGGCCGACAAGCCGCACCCCGCGGGGAAATTTCCCTACATCAAGCAGAGCCCGATCCAGGACGATTCGCTCCAGTGCGGGCAGTGCCACGGGCTCGGGCCGCAACTCGAGCGCGACAACCCGACCCAGTGCCCCACGGTCTACGGCTCCTACCTCTTCGACTACAAGGCCCGGGGGGGCGACGAGAGCTGCCAGGATTGCCACATGCGGCGCTCCGAACTCGGGCACGACATCTCGAGCTACCGGAATCCCGTCATGATCAAGGCTGCGCTTGATTTCGCCGTCGACGCCACGCCGATGCTCATGGTCGAGGACCAGAAGGCCGAGGCCGGGACCGGCGGAAAGCTTACCCCGAAGATCCGGGTCTCGGTGCGGATGACCAACAGGGCCGGGCACCCCATTCCCGATGGCTGTCCGACCACGACGCGGCTGATCCTCGACGTCACGGCGAAGACGCCCGACGGCAAGGAATTCTTCTTCAGCGAAAAGAGCTACATGCCGATCCCCCAGAACTATGCGCGGGGCGACAAGATGGGAAGGGGCCCCTTCCAGAAGGCGGCCATGATCATCGATACGGCGTTGCCCCCGCTCCGGCAGGTGGCCGAGAGCTACGAGATTCTCGTTCCCGGGGATGGGCGGCGCGAGATCGAGGTCGAGGCGAAGCTCGTCTATCTTCCCTTCGGCTCCACGAAAGCGGTCGACGATCCGGTCGTGTGGCGCGACGTCATCCGCAAGGTGATGGTGGAAGGGCGGGATCCGGACTGA
- a CDS encoding methyl-accepting chemotaxis protein, with translation MASSKYWNRLAARQMAAFALLILGVTVFLSWAAYDLARKTLVESIRERGRGLLTAFEGDAADRFAEGDKAYFSKYLQDLAWRDPSVSYAAVIDAKDTVIAHSEQELDGKKWTPPPGKGTGTMKIIERTVPWKKGVVLEFTVPVEEEGKKLGTLQLGINYTRETASLANLARKIALAGLVMLLVALLVAYKMSQRISAGLSRLSASARQIAAGDLDVQVPEDDGKIEEIRELAHAFNAMTGGLRGILDRIGQSSDRLGSFGEKVAGVIRDQAQNTTTQASSVSEITATMEELSRTSHQIARNAGDVQKTAADSVDVARKGTQLGKAGVSATDSLRNKILNISEKTSLLNEKSVEIGKVVTIIREIAGEIHLLALNAAIESAAAGENGRRFAVVASEVRRLAEKTRESTETIRSIVSEIQSAARDSSRVTGEGTVEMESWQQLVQEISSAFEEIIHRIETTSEASAQISMATNQQTSANEQVVLSMRHVAEIAQSSVRGMNGLSDATGELSQLIGGLCQEAAAFRKRADQTAQAEA, from the coding sequence ATGGCAAGCAGCAAATACTGGAACCGGCTGGCGGCACGACAGATGGCGGCGTTCGCCCTCCTGATCCTGGGCGTTACCGTCTTCCTGTCCTGGGCGGCCTACGACCTTGCCCGCAAGACGCTGGTCGAGTCGATCCGGGAGCGGGGACGGGGGCTGCTCACCGCGTTCGAAGGCGATGCGGCGGACCGGTTCGCCGAAGGAGACAAGGCCTACTTCTCGAAGTACCTCCAGGATCTCGCCTGGCGCGACCCTTCGGTGTCCTACGCGGCCGTCATCGACGCCAAAGACACCGTGATCGCCCACAGCGAACAGGAGCTCGACGGGAAGAAGTGGACCCCGCCCCCGGGCAAGGGGACGGGGACCATGAAGATCATCGAGCGGACGGTTCCCTGGAAGAAAGGCGTCGTCCTCGAGTTCACCGTTCCCGTCGAAGAAGAAGGGAAGAAACTCGGCACGCTTCAGCTCGGCATCAACTACACGCGGGAGACGGCAAGCCTCGCGAACCTTGCCCGCAAGATCGCGCTGGCCGGACTGGTGATGCTCCTGGTGGCGCTGCTGGTCGCCTACAAAATGTCGCAGCGGATCAGCGCCGGCTTGTCGCGCCTGTCTGCGTCGGCCCGTCAGATCGCCGCCGGGGATCTCGACGTCCAGGTACCCGAGGACGACGGGAAGATCGAGGAGATCCGGGAGCTGGCCCATGCGTTCAACGCCATGACCGGCGGCCTGCGCGGGATCCTCGACCGGATCGGCCAGAGCAGCGACCGCCTCGGGTCGTTCGGCGAGAAAGTCGCCGGGGTCATTCGGGACCAGGCGCAGAACACGACGACCCAGGCCTCCTCGGTTTCCGAGATCACGGCCACGATGGAAGAGCTGTCGCGGACCTCGCACCAGATCGCCCGGAACGCCGGCGACGTCCAGAAGACCGCGGCCGACTCGGTCGACGTCGCCCGCAAAGGGACGCAGCTCGGGAAGGCGGGCGTATCGGCCACCGACAGCCTCCGTAACAAGATCCTGAATATCTCCGAGAAGACGTCGTTGCTCAACGAGAAGTCCGTCGAGATCGGGAAAGTTGTGACGATCATCCGGGAGATCGCGGGCGAGATCCACCTGCTGGCGCTGAACGCCGCGATCGAGTCGGCGGCGGCGGGCGAGAACGGGCGCCGCTTCGCAGTCGTCGCTTCCGAGGTCCGGCGGCTGGCCGAGAAGACGCGGGAATCGACCGAGACGATCCGCTCGATCGTGTCCGAAATCCAGTCGGCGGCCCGCGATTCCTCGCGGGTCACGGGCGAGGGAACCGTCGAGATGGAATCCTGGCAGCAGCTGGTGCAGGAGATCTCCTCCGCCTTCGAGGAGATCATCCACCGGATCGAGACCACATCCGAGGCCAGCGCCCAGATCTCGATGGCCACGAACCAGCAGACCAGCGCGAACGAGCAGGTGGTGCTGTCGATGCGCCACGTGGCCGAGATCGCGCAATCCTCGGTCCGGGGGATGAACGGGTTGTCGGATGCGACAGGCGAGCTGTCACAGTTGATCGGGGGGCTGTGCCAGGAAGCCGCCGCCTTCCGGAAACGGGCCGATCAAACTGCGCAGGCGGAGGCCTGA
- the extKL gene encoding multiheme c-type cytochrome ExtKL, producing the protein MTRRIVLISLIAFGLIGWSPAHAEKAGIGWNEGIAAKKGKARTIAELAAMYDSAPCAECHKEIYDQWRKSSHFSAIFGSGRTADGFWAYIQDGLMKWRYSGVKGTGDVRIEHLMECAKCHLPQLAEAEDSVAQEIVSALSERQGALDRKDQAAADKASDTLKSLNVGCTICHNRNALIHKWADGYAKANEIYGTKDGVHPGKEFTVLKKSPIMGESILCGQCHGLGPNLDLANPNQCTTLYGSYIYAYRSHGGKETCQDCHMRKNKIGHETKPLSDPEMIKQTLDVTTQTHGFFWRDGRQDVPRVVVDVSMTNRTGHSLPDSISSNHRLVLTVTAKNSDGDQLFSQRKIYMQVPQRFGRGGKMGRAAFEKTGILEDTALPPNDQIREKFDFTLDADTGGRGKGAKLLSELEVHVTLRQLSADDSPDTGGILLYETNRDVTIEER; encoded by the coding sequence ATGACGCGAAGGATCGTCCTTATCTCCCTGATTGCCTTCGGGCTCATCGGCTGGTCGCCCGCGCATGCCGAAAAGGCGGGCATCGGGTGGAACGAGGGCATCGCGGCGAAGAAGGGCAAGGCACGGACGATCGCCGAGCTGGCCGCGATGTACGACTCGGCCCCCTGCGCCGAGTGCCACAAGGAAATCTACGACCAGTGGCGGAAGTCGTCGCACTTCTCCGCCATCTTCGGTTCGGGGCGCACGGCTGACGGCTTCTGGGCCTACATCCAGGACGGCCTGATGAAGTGGCGCTATTCCGGCGTCAAGGGAACGGGCGACGTCCGGATCGAGCACCTGATGGAATGCGCCAAGTGCCACCTCCCCCAATTGGCCGAAGCCGAGGACTCCGTGGCGCAGGAGATCGTGTCCGCGCTTTCCGAACGGCAAGGCGCGCTCGACCGGAAGGACCAGGCGGCGGCCGACAAGGCGTCCGACACGCTCAAGTCGCTGAACGTCGGCTGCACGATCTGCCACAACCGGAACGCGCTTATCCACAAGTGGGCCGACGGGTACGCCAAGGCGAACGAGATCTACGGCACCAAGGACGGGGTGCACCCCGGCAAGGAATTCACGGTATTGAAGAAGAGCCCGATCATGGGAGAGTCGATCCTGTGCGGCCAGTGCCACGGGCTCGGCCCCAACCTCGACCTGGCCAACCCCAACCAGTGCACGACGCTCTACGGCAGCTATATCTACGCTTACCGGTCGCACGGGGGCAAGGAAACCTGCCAAGACTGCCACATGCGGAAGAACAAGATCGGGCACGAGACCAAGCCGCTGTCCGATCCCGAAATGATCAAGCAGACGCTCGACGTGACGACGCAGACGCACGGCTTCTTCTGGCGCGACGGCCGTCAGGACGTCCCGCGGGTCGTCGTCGACGTGAGCATGACCAACCGGACGGGGCATTCCCTCCCCGACAGCATCTCCTCCAACCACCGGCTCGTGCTGACCGTGACGGCGAAGAACAGCGACGGCGACCAGCTCTTCTCCCAGCGCAAGATCTACATGCAGGTCCCGCAGCGCTTCGGCCGGGGCGGCAAGATGGGACGCGCGGCCTTCGAGAAGACCGGCATCCTCGAGGACACCGCCCTGCCTCCAAACGACCAGATCCGCGAGAAATTCGACTTCACGCTCGACGCGGATACCGGCGGCAGGGGGAAGGGCGCCAAGCTCCTGTCCGAGCTCGAGGTGCATGTGACGCTTCGGCAGTTGAGCGCCGATGACTCGCCCGATACCGGCGGCATCCTGCTCTACGAGACGAACCGGGACGTGACCATCGAGGAGCGGTAG